The DNA segment CTGTATGCAGTACATTGTAAGTACTGAGCACTGTTATTTGGGTCCCGTTTTATCTCCTTTAGCGATGGGTGTCTTTCTGCTTCCTCACACCAACCTTGCCCCACCCTGAATACAAAAAGCTGCTATCATGTTATAAAGAAGAAGCATTGTGTTATGTGACACCTAGGTGCTAACTCCCCCCTCAGAGCCTTTGAAATGAAGCAAGAAAAAGAAAGCATGGAGGTGATAAGATGGTTTTAAATGTTGCCACCCTTGCAGGTTATTATCCTTGAGGACTACGCGGACCCCTTCGATGCCCAAAAGACCAGGGAGCAAAGGGACTCTGAGAGACTCGGGGACAATGATGGCTACATGGAGCCGTACGACGCTCAGCAAATGATCacgggtatgttttttttccacggtgaaacccccccccccatcgcttGTGTACCCCATTGGCCCCACTCAAACAATGGCTGCAGTTTCCACCCCTTGCTTCCTCTTTCCTGTTTCTGCTCTCAAAAGGAAGTTAATGCCCACTCACCCCTCCTCAGCACAGTATGTGTAAGCCCCTATATGGAGCTGTCTGAGCATTCATCAAAACTTCCCAACATCCAGGAAGACCGGTAGTCCATCATCCAGTCACATGTTTTCATTGCATCACTCCATTGTTAGAAGTCACAATAGGCTGCTGCCATGtgagcatgttttgttttactttctggttgtttttgttcttatttGGATCGCTCGTAGTGGCCTTCTGGAAAACCCCGTAAAGGAGGATGTGATGCTGTGACGAGGAGGCTTAGATCACTCTTGCGTGATGCAAACAAGAAGCTGATGTCATGGAGAAGGGTTTTATGAGAGAATGGCTGCAGAGGTGATTTACCTAAAGCCTAGGTCACAACCGGGCAGGTTTTTTGTGGAGAAAGTATTTGTGGTGACCATGAGGGAGTAAGATCTCGACATGCATGAGGGACATACAAAATATCTGAACGCGCATTGGACGCACCAATTGCATATGTAGGGTGCACGACAAACTATATATACCACTATAAGATTTTGGTTTGCTATTACATTTAAATTCTACATCAActtttttccaatgttttttagTATTCCATTTTGTGAaatgtattttgactttatcttttTTCACTGATTGGAGAGTTCCCACCacgggcgtcactaggttctgaggacgggggttGGCTTGGCCCCTGGAGATGTACAGGATATAAaagaatgtagtagacattcaaaaaaaaaaaaacaatccaaaaaacaaacaagaaacaaGAACCggaatataactttcccacttttggacagatttagtagagatactcaattgttttaggccaccattaaatttacacaagtgcacacaatctacactgctaaaccgctgctcaagctctgcaaccattctgtccagtggacagtgatcaattatataataatcattattatattattcattagcctattattattactatcatcattattcttcttatgattattactaggctagtattagcctgcttattggcttgcttattaatAAAATTTTTCAGATATTTTGTTTGTagaaaaaatctattaaaaagaaaaatcaataaaaatatcaaattatttttaggGGGGTTTAAGCctccctaaaataggcctaatgacaccactggttCACACTATTCCACTGCATTATAGCAAGGTTTCAAAATAATCCTATGACTGTGCGATCTGCTGGATCTAGTGGAACACTGCTGCGGTGCTTTCTCACTAGAAGCACTTCCTTTTAACAGCCCTTCCACTTCCTTTCTATAGAATTGCACCACTCAGAAGCAATTTTGTGTATGCAGCTCTGATACAAGCATGACTTTGATCTCCTTCTTCTAGAAATCAGACGCCGCGGCTCCAAAGATCTGCTCAAAGTGCAAATGGAAGGGAGTGAGGCCTCGGCAGAGAGAGGTCAACCTGCAAATTTGCACCTGTATGATGCCGCTCATTATGAGGGAAGTGGTGAAAGTGAAaaggcggcggtggcggcggttaCACGACCAGAGATGGATATGCGCCCGTCTATGGAGTATGAGCCGCCGTGGGAGTGGAGGAAGGAGCACATTGTTAGAACTCTGTCAGGTGCACACTATATCTTTTTGTAGGAAACATCTACAGACATCTAATACAAGAGTTCAatcaaaaatgttgcatttttaaaaGATAAGAATGCTAACCTTTGTCAGAGAGGTGctcatgtaaacatgtttaGCATTGTGGTTGTTGTATGCTACTGCCTCCCACTAAGGCCAGACTTGAACATTTTGACCCTCTGACATAAGGATAACAAAACATTTTGCACCATTGCAAACTGCAACCACAAATCAAACATTTCCTTAAACCACTACATCCTTTTGTTAGATCTTGaaataattaactaattaacatTTCGGCGCCAATCTTCATCCCTCAGCTCACTTTGACAGCCCCGAGTGTCCATCCAAAGACTCTCACCTCACAAGTAGACAGCACACAAGGCAGAAAAGCTGGACGCAGAAAATCCTCAGGACCTCGTCATCCTCCAGTCCCGGAAGCAGCCATGAAACTTTGGCTTGCTGCGTCGACCCCACACGACCCCTGGAGAAACAGAGGTAGAGCTGAATTGTCCGAAAATtatgtgacaattttttttttaattgatttgatttttaaatCACCTCACCTGCCCAGCTGGTACCATGGCTGCGTGACTCGCCAGGAGGCGGAGCTTCAGCTGCAGGCCTGCAAGGAAGCTAGCTTCCTGGTCAGGAACAGCGAATCGGACAGCACAAAGTACTCCATCGCCCTCAAGTGAGCCACGGCCAAAAGTGCAGCAGTTCTATCCCAAAAGGTACATaatattccatttttatttgatttttttgttgctgaCCAGAACAAGCCAGGGCTGCGTTCACATCATGGTAGCCCAGACCAAAGAACACGGCTACACGCTGGACCAGAGCAGCTGTGTCTTCCCCAGCATCTCAGAAGTGGTACACCACTACTGCAGTCAGCGGCTGCCTTTCAATGGGGCTGAGCACATGACCCTGATGCACCCTGTGCCTCGCATACAATAACTCACGCAAGgtatatgacaaaaaacatgTCTTTAGCTTTTAAGGACCATAACCCATTAAAGAAACACTCACAATCTGTAGTGGGGTTGCAAAACCTGGGAGTCGTCCATGGCAAGTATTACTCTCTAAACTCTGAATGACACCGCACTAggttgcattaaaaaataattgcatATTTACCATTTCCAAAATTCCTCAGCTAATCTTCCCATGGAAAATTCCCAGAAATGTTCCAGTGCAACCCAAATGTCTGGTCACTGATGCTCATCAGGTACTTGTATCTCGTCTACTTTGTGACTTTGTTCAATTGCAACACGTTTTCTttcattattgctgttttttccatCAATTGCGTCACACTTGTCGTGAACCAGAAGGCACTTGTATCAAATAAATGggacttgtgttgtcatttgtaACTCTCTGGGTCCCTCTTTTGGCCGTGCTTCTCCACTGCACCTCATTTATCTCCAACAAAGGCCTGTTGTAAGTCTAGCTGCTAAAAAGCCATGCGTAAGAAGCATGTCATTACCAAGTTGACCTCTAGTGCCTGCAGCTACCTTCTAACTGATGTTTGTATTCTTCTACATCTGTCCCTTGGGGATTTGTTTTAACTGTGAAGTTGTTGTGCTTGACTGTATTATGTCTACAAGGGAAGGCCTTGACAGTATCTATGGCTACTTTATTTCCAGAACAACTGTGGACAATGTCTGGAACATTAACAAGAGATTAAAATGACCTTCATCTActtttgtgttgcatttattACTGACAAATCTTGAAACAGTTAAATGAAAGGAATTTTGCTGCTCCACCTTAAAAACTCCAAAGTCCCCCGGTGCTGTGTCATGCATTATTGCTCacgccattattattatttgaagtcTGCGTCAACTTTAAAAGGAGCATTTAAAGGATTGGCTTTTTTGGCCGAGCCCTTGTGTGCAGATGTTACTCACCAGCAGACACGCCCGCCTTGTATACATTTCCAACTGTCTTCTTTTGATTTGAGAAGATGCTACACATCCACTGGTgccttcccccccccccgtccgcctcctcctcctctctgatTCCCGAATAAATCAACAATACAAAGAGACAAACGTGGTGGTGGAGGATGACGATCAAAGCGGTAAAACATGGTGAAAAGGATGACTGAATGAGGCTACAGGCTTGTTTGTGCATCATTAAACTTTTAAGGTCCCTTATGCACAATTGACTTTTTAACAATGCTCTAAATGTAATATGCATGTCTAGAGCAAGACAAGAGAAAAGTCAATCATCTCCCTCACGTTGCTAAAAAGGTCTAACAAAATAATTTCCCCAACATCCTCTAAGTCTTCTCATATGGGTGGAATCTATTCAAAAAGGAATAATTGCATATTTATTCTCATTcagagtcacttcctgtttgtgtcccaatacttttgtccaatCAATAGAGAAGAAGGTATTAATAGAAGACAAGTACCACGACACTCTTGCCAAGGACACTTAATAACGTGAtccctctctcctcctcctactTTTATTACACATCCTCCTTACCTTGTGTCATCTGATGCTGTTTGACCTTGAGCCCTGCAGAGGACACGACCCCTGCTCAGTTCGTTTCACGTGACACTTTGAACCGCCtaacttaattcattcatatgaGCCAAAGTAACTGTAAACTCATTTTATTGGCATATGAAAGCGGCCTGGTTTATGCGACGCCTTGTAATGAATATGTATCTACCAAGGCCTTAGGCTTCTACTTCCATTAGGATGGATTTCATCAACCGGGGGAAAAGCGGCTGGCCTTCTCAAATTCAATCCCCGAGGAGAACATCTACACCGGGAAAAGTTATCTGAtacatctatttttattttatatacatgctccACTCTGTACCTGAAGGCATCATTTAATTAGTGTCACAGCTCTCTT comes from the Doryrhamphus excisus isolate RoL2022-K1 chromosome 14, RoL_Dexc_1.0, whole genome shotgun sequence genome and includes:
- the LOC131101372 gene encoding SH2 domain-containing adapter protein E-like, with amino-acid sequence MARWFKEFPINLKNGTDRIGARGNKTSSKNRKNSSTDLCSSQKDGKVWDGLLLAGKGRKNSKGDQVMEPMKTVRSSTTTNAYISRLIRVDTLDKSPNFNPGTITMSHQVVPEAEKHSKTDTVIILEDYADPFDAQKTREQRDSERLGDNDGYMEPYDAQQMITEIRRRGSKDLLKVQMEGSEASAERGQPANLHLYDAAHYEGSGESEKAAVAAVTRPEMDMRPSMEYEPPWEWRKEHIVRTLSAHFDSPECPSKDSHLTSRQHTRQKSWTQKILRTSSSSSPGSSHETLACCVDPTRPLEKQSWYHGCVTRQEAELQLQACKEASFLVRNSESDSTKYSIALKTSQGCVHIMVAQTKEHGYTLDQSSCVFPSISEVVHHYCSQRLPFNGAEHMTLMHPVPRIQ